The Polaribacter sp. MED152 region CTCTTTACATTAGCATATTCATAAAGAATAAGAAGAATATATAATATAAATGAAATTGAATAGAGATAATTGGCCTTTGTAATAAGAAAAACACTAATCTGGTTTTTTAATAAAAATAGCCTAGTTAACGCAAATTCTAAAAGCTTTTTTAGAAAGAAAAAACAAAAAACAACCAAAAAGAGTGTAAAGAAAGTAGTAAAACTCTTTATAGTTTCTGGCTGATTGTAAATTTTAAAAAAATATACCAGCAAGGAAATTGTGCTTACCGAAAATAAAAACAAAACACTTTCAAAAGGACTTAGTAAAGTGTTGGGTTCAGAAGATTCATCTTCAATAAAACTAAAATTGAATAGTGCAAAAAAGCTCTCATTCAATTTTTTAGCATTTAATAGTTTTAAAAACACAATACAAACCAACAATAGTATAAAGATAATTGTAATCCAATTGTTTGAATATGTAATTTTATCTATTGCTTGCAATTAACTTTCATTTAAGATGATTAGCACAAAATTAGTAATTAAATAGTGTATATTTGTTCTCTTACTACATGAAAATTTATTTATGTCAGATGCTTTAGTAATTATACCTACTTATAACGAAAAAGAAAATATCGAAGCCATTATTAGAGCTACTTTTAGCCAACAAAAAGCCTTTCATATTTTAATAGTAGATGATAATTCTCCTGATGGAACTTCAGAAATAGTTCATCAATTAATTAAAGATTTTCCAGATCGATTGTTTATAGAAACCCGATACAAAAAAAACGGCTTAGGTAAAGCTTATATTCATGGTTTTAAATGGGCGCTTCAAAAAGGTTATGACTATATCATAGAAATGGATGCCGATTTTTCTCATAATCCAAAAGATTTAATTCGTTTATACAATGCTTGTAAAATTGAAGGCGCAGATGTTTCTGTAGGTTCAAGATACTCTAAAGGTGTAAATGTTGTAAACTGGCCTATGAAAAGAGTGCTACTATCTTACTTTGCATCAAAATATGTAAGGTTAATTACTAGAATTCCTGTTTTTGATACAACAGCTGGGTTTGTTTGTTGGAAAAGAAACGTTCTAGAGACCATTCAGTTAGATAAAATAAAGTTTGTGGGTTATGCTTTTCAAATAGAAATGAAATTTAAAGCCTGGAAACATAATTTTAATATAAAAGAAGTCTCTGTTATTTTTACAGACAGAACTTTAGGCGCTTCTAAAATGAGTAGTAATATAATATCAGAAGCACTATTTGGAGTGATAAAAATGAAGTTAAAAGGATTACCAAAATAAAATAAAAATGAGCACTTATTTAATTAAAAACGCAAACATTGTAAATGAGAACAACACTTTTATGGGTGATGTTTTAATTGAAA contains the following coding sequences:
- a CDS encoding DUF4271 domain-containing protein, producing MFLKLLNAKKLNESFFALFNFSFIEDESSEPNTLLSPFESVLFLFSVSTISLLVYFFKIYNQPETIKSFTTFFTLFLVVFCFFFLKKLLEFALTRLFLLKNQISVFLITKANYLYSISFILYILLILYEYANVKSVYLFYFSAFLFLLRFVFFIFRNKKLIFNKLFYFILYICAFEIAPLFVLFNLMF
- a CDS encoding polyprenol monophosphomannose synthase, whose protein sequence is MSDALVIIPTYNEKENIEAIIRATFSQQKAFHILIVDDNSPDGTSEIVHQLIKDFPDRLFIETRYKKNGLGKAYIHGFKWALQKGYDYIIEMDADFSHNPKDLIRLYNACKIEGADVSVGSRYSKGVNVVNWPMKRVLLSYFASKYVRLITRIPVFDTTAGFVCWKRNVLETIQLDKIKFVGYAFQIEMKFKAWKHNFNIKEVSVIFTDRTLGASKMSSNIISEALFGVIKMKLKGLPK